GTATTTAACTCAATTGAAAACTATTTTTACGATCCCCATAAAGTCTTAAAATATTGTTAATTTCAGCCAAACCTCTCGACCTTCAACTTACAAGTATCACCCCAAAATCACTATGTCTATCGGCTACGTCGCGCTTGTACTCCACGCACATCTGCCCTTCGTTCGTCACCCGGAAAGTGACTACGTGCTGGAGGAAGAATGGCTCTATGAAGCCATCACAGAAACCTACATTCCATTATTGAAAGTATTTGAAGGCTTAAAGCGAGACGGTATCGACTTTAAAATCACGATGAGCATGACACCTCCTCTGGTGTCAATGCTCCGCGATCCTCTGCTTCAAGAACGCTATGAAGCACACTTAGCCCAACTAGAAGAACTTATAGCGCTAGAAGCAGAACATAATGTCAACAACGGGCATCTTCGTTATTTAGCCGAACATTACGCTACTGAGTTTAGCGAAGCGCGTCAGCTATGGGAACGTTACGACGGTGACTTGGTGACAGCTTTTAAAGGGTTCCAAGACAGTAACAACCTGGAAATCATCACTTGCGGCGCTACCCACGGCTATTTACCGTTGATGAAAATGTATCCAGAGGCGGTATGGGCGCAAATTCAGGTAGCCTGCGAACATTATGAGCAAACCTTTGAACAAGCACCCAGAGGCATTTGGTTGCCGGAATGTGCCTACTATGAAGGTTTAGAGCGGATGCTAGCCGATGCTGGGTTACGCTACTTCCTCACTGATGGGCATGGCATTCTTTATGCCCGCCCCCGGCCGCGCTTTGGTACTTATGCCCCAATTTATACAGAAACTGGTGTTGCTGTCTTTGGTCGAGATCATGAATCCTCCCAACAAGTATGGTCTTCTGAGGTAGGCTATCCTGGGGCGGCGGAATATCGAGAATTTTACAAAGATTTGGGCTGGGAAGCAGAATATGAGTACATCAAGCCCTACATTATGCCCAATGGTCAACGTAAAAATACGGGCATTAAG
The Nostoc punctiforme PCC 73102 genome window above contains:
- a CDS encoding glycoside hydrolase family 57 protein; protein product: MSIGYVALVLHAHLPFVRHPESDYVLEEEWLYEAITETYIPLLKVFEGLKRDGIDFKITMSMTPPLVSMLRDPLLQERYEAHLAQLEELIALEAEHNVNNGHLRYLAEHYATEFSEARQLWERYDGDLVTAFKGFQDSNNLEIITCGATHGYLPLMKMYPEAVWAQIQVACEHYEQTFEQAPRGIWLPECAYYEGLERMLADAGLRYFLTDGHGILYARPRPRFGTYAPIYTETGVAVFGRDHESSQQVWSSEVGYPGAAEYREFYKDLGWEAEYEYIKPYIMPNGQRKNTGIKYHKITGRGLGLSDKALYDPYWAREKAAEHADNFMYNRERQSEHLYGIMQRPPIIVSPYDAELFGHWWYEGPWFIDYLFRKSWYDQKTYQMTHLADYLRDQPTQQVCRPSQSSWGFKGFHEYWLNETNAWIYPHLHKAAERMIEISHLEPEDELQWKALNQAARELLLAQSSDWAFIMRTGTMVPYAIRRTRSHLMRFNKLYEDVKIGKVDSGWLEKVELMDNIFPEINYRVYRPL